One region of Maridesulfovibrio ferrireducens genomic DNA includes:
- a CDS encoding phenylpyruvate tautomerase MIF-related protein — protein sequence MPFIRVETNMKVESAEADAFNVKLSEFTSIALGKPEVYVTVMLHQNVSMLLSGSNEPAAFVTLGSISLQSDKCAELSEKFCGFIYKEFLIPGSRVVIEFRDLERSMFGWDGRTF from the coding sequence ATGCCTTTTATAAGAGTTGAAACTAATATGAAAGTTGAATCTGCCGAAGCTGATGCGTTTAATGTGAAGCTTTCAGAATTCACATCAATCGCATTAGGTAAGCCTGAAGTGTATGTTACTGTCATGCTGCATCAAAATGTCAGTATGTTGTTATCCGGAAGCAATGAGCCTGCCGCGTTTGTGACTCTGGGCAGTATCTCCTTGCAGTCTGACAAGTGTGCAGAATTATCAGAAAAATTTTGCGGATTTATTTATAAAGAATTTTTGATACCCGGAAGCAGGGTCGTTATTGAATTTCGTGATCTTGAACGTTCCATGTTCGGTTGGGACGGGCGGACTTTTTAA
- a CDS encoding helix-turn-helix domain-containing protein has protein sequence MGELSAKEIGQRLKAFRLGSEYSAEDIAAKIGISRAALYRYEKGDPPKLETLESIAELLGVSLTSLMGVGVEYVPSAVSFFERMRQAESVSEHLFVMFGPVSYLLTTDEFDDVLAAVLKEDLSSGIPDLRQATRSVDEILTILKERKKAYHERKPSVVSLVSASELERFLRNGFIGRYDLPANVLKERKEIARREVENVLDMLEKQPIGVQIGILRDSIPSTSFQIFRQPERSVLAISPFRLGEFPNVRLGVAMITSAPEALVLHEKMVNELWDRSLKGLEAARFLRKLIQETGS, from the coding sequence ATGGGCGAATTGAGTGCCAAAGAAATAGGTCAGAGACTCAAGGCTTTCAGGCTTGGTAGTGAATATAGTGCGGAGGACATTGCAGCGAAAATAGGTATATCTCGCGCAGCCCTTTACCGCTATGAAAAGGGAGATCCTCCTAAGCTTGAAACCCTTGAAAGTATTGCTGAATTGCTTGGTGTTTCGCTAACTTCTTTAATGGGGGTCGGGGTTGAATATGTTCCGTCTGCTGTGAGTTTTTTTGAAAGAATGCGACAGGCAGAATCCGTATCGGAACACCTGTTTGTAATGTTCGGTCCTGTTTCATACTTATTGACTACCGATGAATTTGATGACGTTTTGGCTGCCGTTCTAAAAGAAGATCTGTCTTCGGGAATACCTGATTTGAGGCAGGCGACAAGATCAGTTGATGAAATTTTAACAATTTTGAAAGAACGCAAAAAAGCTTATCATGAACGCAAACCAAGCGTGGTCAGTCTTGTTTCTGCATCGGAACTTGAAAGATTTTTGCGTAATGGTTTCATTGGTAGATATGATTTGCCCGCAAATGTGTTAAAAGAACGTAAAGAGATAGCGCGTAGAGAAGTCGAAAATGTTTTGGATATGCTGGAAAAACAGCCTATAGGTGTTCAAATCGGGATATTGCGGGACTCTATACCCAGTACGAGTTTTCAGATTTTCAGACAGCCGGAACGTTCTGTGCTTGCAATAAGTCCTTTCAGGCTTGGTGAGTTCCCTAATGTCCGTCTTGGTGTTGCAATGATAACCTCGGCACCGGAAGCGCTGGTTCTTCATGAAAAAATGGTAAACGAGCTTTGGGATAGATCTCTTAAAGGACTTGAGGCAGCCCGTTTTTTAAGGAAACTTATTCAGGAAACCGGCTCATAG
- a CDS encoding TRAP transporter substrate-binding protein, protein MKLSGRIVSIALALCMVLGGVISAGAAEFEARIGHIESALQPRHQGLEKVAKLVKERTNGAVEFKIFPSSQLGNQRQINEGVQFGTIEGTVSAAAFLGGFNPSVSIMDIPFLLPTDRAKAQELRQGKFGKELLKSFGPRGFKAVGTWPNGRKNFTSNKPLGSVEAYKGQRFRVMDSKILIEQFSAIGASAIALPFGELYTALQNGVVDGEENPLDTIQRMKFYEVQKYLVLSEHGAMEDFILFNPSWWDSLPAKYQDVITAAFMEVMPGVEVHKEQAQKDALAVIKKAGVKVSPLSDADRATMRSLMYPKTIAAYLDRAGSEGEKLVKLYEAEYKRIVE, encoded by the coding sequence ATGAAATTATCTGGACGTATTGTTTCAATTGCATTGGCCTTATGTATGGTTCTCGGCGGAGTTATATCTGCCGGAGCTGCAGAATTCGAAGCTCGTATCGGACACATCGAATCAGCGCTTCAGCCTCGCCATCAGGGACTTGAAAAAGTCGCTAAGCTTGTTAAAGAACGCACGAACGGAGCTGTTGAATTTAAAATTTTCCCTTCTTCCCAGCTCGGCAACCAGCGTCAGATAAACGAAGGTGTTCAGTTCGGTACAATTGAAGGTACTGTATCTGCCGCTGCATTCCTTGGCGGATTCAACCCATCTGTATCCATCATGGATATTCCTTTCCTGCTCCCTACTGACCGCGCAAAAGCGCAGGAACTTCGTCAGGGCAAGTTTGGTAAAGAACTGCTTAAAAGTTTCGGCCCCAGAGGATTCAAAGCTGTTGGAACCTGGCCTAACGGACGCAAAAACTTTACTTCAAACAAACCTCTCGGTTCAGTTGAAGCATACAAAGGACAGCGTTTTCGCGTAATGGATTCAAAAATCCTCATCGAGCAGTTTTCTGCAATCGGAGCTTCTGCTATCGCATTGCCTTTCGGTGAACTTTACACAGCACTACAGAACGGCGTTGTTGATGGTGAAGAAAATCCTCTTGATACCATTCAGCGCATGAAATTCTACGAAGTTCAGAAGTACCTTGTTCTTTCCGAACACGGCGCAATGGAAGATTTCATTCTTTTCAACCCATCATGGTGGGACAGCCTTCCTGCAAAGTATCAGGATGTAATCACAGCAGCTTTCATGGAAGTTATGCCCGGTGTTGAAGTTCATAAAGAACAGGCTCAGAAAGACGCTCTTGCTGTAATCAAAAAAGCAGGCGTAAAAGTCAGCCCTCTTTCCGACGCAGACCGCGCAACCATGCGTAGCCTCATGTATCCTAAAACCATCGCCGCTTACCTTGATCGTGCAGGTAGCGAAGGTGAAAAACTCGTTAAGCTTTACGAAGCTGAATACAAGCGTATTGTAGAATAG
- a CDS encoding TRAP transporter small permease, whose amino-acid sequence MRKILNSILTGIRAVERFLVISINLIMVALYTFNVLVREILPQYSSTFAWIDEATRLLMVWAVFLALGLALERGRHVAVTTLLERLPKIPKKIICLLINTTGIVFSCYLAWLGVALVKFVMSTGQVSPTLGLPMYWLYVAPTIGFILLALRYGLELIGVNDRHNKPLLVAPTAKAVA is encoded by the coding sequence ATGCGAAAAATACTAAATTCCATACTCACAGGAATTAGGGCCGTTGAACGATTTCTCGTCATTTCCATAAATTTGATCATGGTCGCCCTCTATACTTTTAATGTATTGGTGCGAGAAATTTTACCCCAATACTCAAGTACTTTCGCATGGATAGACGAAGCAACCCGTTTGCTTATGGTCTGGGCTGTATTCTTAGCTCTCGGACTTGCGTTGGAACGAGGCCGCCATGTCGCGGTTACGACTCTTCTTGAAAGACTCCCGAAGATACCCAAAAAAATTATCTGTTTATTAATCAATACAACAGGGATTGTATTCAGTTGCTACCTTGCATGGCTTGGAGTTGCGCTTGTTAAATTCGTTATGAGTACAGGCCAAGTCAGCCCGACGCTTGGACTGCCCATGTACTGGCTATACGTTGCACCGACCATAGGGTTCATACTTCTGGCTCTCAGATACGGACTGGAACTTATTGGTGTAAACGACCGTCACAATAAACCTCTTCTTGTCGCTCCAACAGCTAAGGCGGTAGCATAA
- a CDS encoding TRAP transporter large permease, translating into MTPIIILIALTMLVCGFEMLLVLGIPAFLTKTFLFSRIPDPVLIQKMVGGINFSTLLAIPFFIFAAELMASGQIAKRLTDLIKHFTAHRLGGIGHTTIAGSMAFGSVSGSAPATVAAMGKLMYPELRKTGFSEKFSLGLIVSSAETALLIPPSITLIIYGWMTGTSITGLFIGGLGVGLTLGLAFSGLVIFESLRKGVGRGEKSTIPFLKTFNAAAWALGLPIIILGGIYTGLFTPTEAAAVSVVYAIFVEAAIYKNLTIARLIRITERASISTTIIFILLAMGSVLSYFVTLAQVPILITNFLTDIQAGPITFLIIVNIAFFIAGMFIDPNSALLILVPPLFPVAVSMGIDPIHFGEIVCLNICIGMITPPFGLDIFVASSTLDKPVMSIINGVWPFLFINILVLMLVTYVPGLATFLPGLVAP; encoded by the coding sequence ATGACTCCGATAATAATCCTGATAGCTCTCACAATGCTCGTTTGTGGGTTTGAAATGCTGCTTGTCCTCGGCATTCCTGCTTTTTTGACCAAAACTTTTCTTTTTTCAAGAATTCCCGACCCGGTACTTATTCAAAAAATGGTCGGTGGTATTAACTTTTCCACACTTCTCGCGATTCCATTTTTTATTTTTGCTGCCGAACTTATGGCATCAGGCCAAATTGCAAAACGCCTCACTGACCTTATAAAACATTTCACAGCTCACAGGCTTGGCGGAATAGGACACACTACCATTGCCGGATCAATGGCTTTCGGTTCTGTCTCCGGCTCTGCACCTGCAACAGTCGCCGCCATGGGCAAGCTCATGTACCCTGAACTGCGTAAAACCGGATTCAGCGAAAAATTCAGCCTCGGCCTAATCGTTTCCAGCGCAGAAACAGCCTTGCTCATTCCACCAAGTATCACCTTGATTATTTACGGTTGGATGACAGGAACATCTATTACAGGGCTGTTCATCGGTGGTCTTGGTGTCGGACTTACTCTTGGTCTGGCTTTCAGTGGTCTGGTCATTTTTGAAAGTCTTAGAAAAGGCGTAGGCAGAGGCGAAAAATCTACTATCCCCTTCCTTAAAACCTTTAATGCAGCAGCCTGGGCACTCGGCCTGCCTATTATTATTTTAGGCGGTATTTACACAGGGTTGTTCACTCCTACGGAAGCTGCCGCTGTTTCAGTTGTTTATGCAATCTTTGTTGAAGCCGCTATTTATAAAAACCTTACCATTGCCAGACTGATTCGCATTACTGAAAGAGCGTCAATTTCAACCACAATCATTTTCATTCTGCTGGCAATGGGCAGTGTTCTTTCCTACTTTGTAACACTTGCTCAGGTTCCAATCCTGATTACCAATTTCCTGACAGACATTCAGGCCGGACCTATCACATTCCTGATAATTGTTAACATTGCATTCTTTATTGCCGGAATGTTCATAGACCCGAACTCCGCGCTCCTTATACTCGTCCCACCACTTTTCCCGGTGGCAGTGTCTATGGGAATTGACCCGATTCATTTCGGTGAAATCGTCTGCCTTAACATCTGCATAGGCATGATCACTCCCCCCTTCGGGCTGGATATCTTTGTTGCATCTTCAACACTTGATAAGCCGGTCATGTCCATCATCAACGGAGTGTGGCCTTTCCTGTTCATCAATATCCTTGTGTTGATGCTCGTCACCTACGTTCCAGGACTGGCAACTTTCCTTCCCGGACTGGTTGCACCTTAG
- a CDS encoding Zn-dependent hydrolase: MNPHGVLETQPSLEHLTSDAEKLFADLEELSRDKIGVSRPSYGEGESKAFDMIENFAKGEGLITSRDAAANLVIELEEISQDQEYILIGSHLDSVPQGGNYDGAAGVIAGLLCLVEYKRTGTSPETPVKVIALRGEESAWFDACYLGSKALLGKLEKSEQALPQRDDGKTLGTHMAHCGADVDRISKGEKLIDTSKIKAFFELHIEQGPVMIARNLPVAAVTGIRGNIRHRKILCIGEDGHSGAVPRWLRRDAVFATADLITRIDDHWTTILQHGGDLVVTTGIMTTNPQNHAMSRIPGLVTFSFEARSQYEHTLAAIEALIHSECATITYDRKVQFEFDKPVKTPPAVLDQSIVERINKACGEEGLPIEAIPSGAGHDASLFANAGVPTGMLFVRNRNGSHNPEEEMDIADFIRGTSVLCRTITEFK; the protein is encoded by the coding sequence ATGAATCCACATGGAGTATTAGAAACTCAGCCAAGTCTCGAACATCTTACAAGTGATGCAGAAAAACTGTTTGCCGATCTGGAAGAATTATCCAGAGATAAAATCGGGGTTTCACGCCCTTCATATGGCGAAGGTGAAAGTAAAGCTTTCGACATGATTGAGAACTTTGCCAAAGGTGAAGGGCTTATCACTTCGCGTGATGCGGCTGCAAACCTTGTCATTGAACTTGAAGAAATATCTCAAGATCAGGAATACATACTGATTGGTTCACATCTTGATTCCGTTCCGCAAGGCGGAAACTATGACGGTGCGGCCGGAGTTATTGCTGGCCTTCTATGTCTGGTTGAATACAAAAGAACCGGAACATCCCCTGAAACTCCCGTTAAAGTTATAGCCCTGCGCGGAGAAGAAAGTGCGTGGTTCGACGCATGCTACTTAGGTTCCAAAGCTCTTCTGGGTAAACTGGAAAAATCTGAGCAAGCTCTTCCTCAACGCGATGACGGCAAGACTCTCGGAACACATATGGCTCACTGCGGAGCAGATGTAGACAGAATATCTAAAGGCGAAAAGCTTATTGATACATCTAAAATCAAAGCCTTCTTTGAACTCCATATTGAACAGGGACCGGTCATGATTGCCCGCAACCTTCCTGTTGCAGCTGTCACCGGAATCCGCGGCAACATCAGACACAGAAAAATTCTTTGTATCGGTGAAGACGGACATTCAGGAGCAGTTCCGCGTTGGCTTAGACGTGACGCTGTTTTTGCAACTGCGGATTTAATTACCCGAATAGACGATCACTGGACCACAATTTTACAGCATGGTGGAGATCTGGTTGTAACAACCGGAATTATGACAACCAACCCGCAAAACCATGCAATGTCACGCATTCCCGGCTTAGTGACATTCAGTTTTGAGGCAAGAAGTCAATATGAACATACTCTTGCCGCCATTGAAGCGCTGATCCATTCTGAATGCGCGACAATAACTTATGACCGCAAAGTTCAGTTCGAATTTGATAAACCTGTAAAAACTCCTCCCGCAGTGCTTGACCAAAGTATTGTTGAGCGCATAAATAAAGCTTGTGGAGAGGAAGGATTGCCAATAGAAGCTATACCAAGCGGAGCCGGACATGATGCGTCACTTTTCGCAAATGCCGGAGTTCCTACAGGAATGCTCTTTGTGAGAAATCGCAACGGTTCCCATAATCCCGAAGAAGAAATGGATATTGCAGATTTCATTCGGGGCACATCTGTACTTTGCCGCACAATTACGGAGTTCAAATAA
- the pyrC gene encoding dihydroorotase, with protein sequence MSTEITIIRPDDWHLHLRDGDMLAAVLPYTAKIYGRAIVMPNLTPPVTTVARAEEYRRRIIAARPEGSRFEPLMTCYLTDTTDPEDIREACAVKAFHAIKLFPAGATTNSDCGVTSIKKVYPVLEVMQELGIPLSVHGEVVDPKVDVFDREAVFIDRVLAPLRKDFPELKIVFEHLTCKTAVDYVLDQDEFTVATITPHHLVLTRNDLFKGGMNPYMYCLPVAKTFEDREALRDAATSGNEKFFLGTDSAPHPCSSKEKAGAAAGIFNAPTSIGYVTQIFERNNALEKLEGFTSIYGARFYGFSPNGSTITLAKRDIPVSMEWLFKAGEDEVRIFNPDTPLYWELVD encoded by the coding sequence ATGAGCACTGAAATTACCATCATAAGACCTGATGACTGGCATCTCCACCTTAGAGATGGAGATATGCTTGCGGCTGTGCTGCCCTACACTGCAAAAATTTACGGCAGAGCTATTGTTATGCCTAACCTCACCCCTCCTGTTACCACGGTAGCCAGAGCTGAGGAATATCGCAGACGAATTATCGCTGCGCGCCCGGAAGGTTCGCGCTTTGAACCGCTTATGACCTGCTACCTGACAGATACAACTGACCCGGAAGATATTCGCGAAGCTTGCGCTGTTAAAGCTTTCCATGCAATTAAGCTGTTTCCAGCAGGAGCTACAACCAATTCCGACTGCGGAGTAACTTCCATAAAGAAAGTTTATCCGGTACTCGAAGTGATGCAAGAACTTGGAATTCCACTTTCCGTCCACGGAGAAGTGGTTGACCCGAAAGTTGACGTTTTCGACCGCGAAGCAGTTTTTATAGACAGAGTGCTTGCACCGCTTCGTAAGGACTTTCCCGAACTGAAAATAGTTTTCGAACACTTGACCTGCAAAACCGCAGTTGATTATGTTCTTGATCAAGACGAGTTCACGGTTGCGACCATAACTCCGCATCATCTGGTGCTGACCCGCAACGATCTTTTTAAAGGTGGCATGAATCCTTACATGTACTGCCTGCCGGTTGCGAAAACTTTTGAAGATCGCGAAGCATTACGTGATGCAGCAACTTCGGGTAATGAAAAGTTTTTTCTCGGAACAGATTCTGCGCCGCACCCGTGTTCAAGCAAAGAAAAAGCAGGGGCTGCTGCCGGAATTTTTAATGCGCCGACCTCAATCGGTTATGTAACTCAAATTTTTGAAAGAAATAACGCCCTTGAAAAACTCGAAGGCTTTACTTCTATATACGGAGCCAGATTTTACGGATTTTCTCCCAATGGCAGCACAATTACTCTAGCCAAACGAGATATACCCGTTTCAATGGAATGGCTCTTCAAAGCGGGAGAGGACGAGGTTCGAATATTCAACCCCGACACTCCCCTTTATTGGGAATTGGTTGATTGA
- a CDS encoding orotate phosphoribosyltransferase: protein MVPTSFPDKETIAEITAKMLIEVEAIRFRADEPFKFTSGWASPVYIDCRKLISYPRVRQTLMDFGASVILREVGFESIDCIAGGETAGIPFAAWLSDRLMLPMQYVRKKPKGFGRDAQIEGDFKEGAKVLLVEDLTTDGRSKITFAEALRRAGAEVTHTFVLFHYGIFPNTKETLAAAGLEMLSLANWWDILNVCKKEKYFNTKSLDEVENFLNNPVEWSGAHGGISTYPK from the coding sequence ATGGTTCCTACCAGCTTTCCAGACAAAGAAACCATAGCTGAAATTACAGCTAAAATGCTCATCGAAGTTGAAGCTATTCGCTTCAGAGCTGATGAGCCTTTCAAGTTTACCTCTGGCTGGGCCAGCCCGGTATACATTGACTGCCGTAAACTTATTTCCTACCCGCGTGTTCGTCAGACACTGATGGACTTCGGTGCTTCTGTTATTCTTAGAGAAGTAGGCTTTGAGTCAATCGACTGTATTGCAGGCGGCGAAACAGCCGGTATCCCCTTTGCTGCATGGCTGTCTGACAGACTGATGCTTCCTATGCAGTATGTGCGCAAAAAACCAAAAGGTTTTGGCCGCGATGCACAGATTGAAGGTGATTTTAAAGAAGGAGCGAAAGTTCTTCTTGTTGAAGACTTAACCACTGACGGACGCAGCAAAATAACCTTTGCTGAAGCTCTTCGTCGTGCAGGCGCAGAAGTTACTCATACTTTTGTACTCTTCCACTACGGAATTTTCCCAAACACCAAGGAAACCCTTGCTGCAGCAGGACTTGAAATGCTCTCACTGGCAAACTGGTGGGATATTCTGAACGTCTGTAAAAAAGAAAAATACTTCAACACCAAGTCTTTGGATGAAGTCGAAAATTTCCTCAACAATCCAGTAGAATGGTCTGGAGCTCACGGCGGAATTTCAACTTATCCTAAATAA
- a CDS encoding penicillin-binding protein 1A, whose protein sequence is MKKVYKISLIVMLVIGVLGISSAAGLYYWASRDLPGFKNVTDYNPPLVTTVYTHDNKVLGYFYKEKRFLVRMDEMTPLLSKAFLAAEDASFYEHDGVDFSAISRAFVANLRGGSIKQGGSTITQQIIKRLLLTPEKSYKRKIKEAILAFRLEHYLEKDEILTIYLNQIYLGAGAYGIEAAARVYFGKHVSDLTVAECALLAGLPQAPSRYDPYRHPERAKARQLYVLGQMYEHRWIDRDQYNTAIDQQLVYKSMEDPSWQNGPYYLEEVRRWLLDKYGEEAVYYGGLNVVTACDLKHQKAADEAVRTGLENSSTRRGWKGPLAQLQPADFQKFLTTDVVPVSELKPGYWVKVLVTKVAKTEAAVKFGKYSAKMPVTSMHWCRKPDIRKAHDQVRPVKDATTVLKSGDVVWAKLTKAFFKDGSEVNFNQVSADAAELEDVSWTVDLVQRPVVEGALVSMDPRSGEIKAMVGGYSFHKSQFNRATQAKRQPGSAFKPIVYSTAMDNGYTPASIMMDAPFVYTDMVAGKLWKPENFEGVFYGPTLLRTALVKSRNLVTIRLAQKMGISKIVERAKTMGLEGEFPHDLSVALGSASVTLINMIEAYSAFARGGTSVKARLVLTVNSAWGELLYESKPEVHDAISPQTAYIMCSLLKEVVQRGTGWRAKVLGRPVAGKTGTTNNEHDAWYMGFSPYLLTGVFVGFDQLTPMGKWETGSRAASPIWVSYRKKVEKDYPYMDFPQPDGVVMAKIDAASGLLAGPGSSETFFLPFKEGTQPTKTATGSGSGSESGGSSSEDLFKQTF, encoded by the coding sequence ATGAAGAAAGTTTATAAAATAAGTCTGATTGTAATGCTTGTGATCGGGGTTCTCGGGATATCTTCTGCGGCCGGTTTATACTACTGGGCCTCCAGAGATTTGCCGGGCTTTAAGAATGTTACCGATTACAACCCGCCTCTTGTTACTACTGTGTATACGCATGATAACAAGGTGCTTGGATATTTCTATAAAGAAAAACGGTTTTTAGTAAGAATGGATGAAATGACTCCGCTTCTTTCTAAAGCTTTTCTTGCCGCTGAAGATGCTTCTTTTTACGAGCATGACGGTGTGGACTTTTCTGCTATTTCACGAGCTTTTGTAGCCAACCTCAGGGGTGGCTCCATTAAGCAGGGCGGAAGTACCATAACTCAGCAGATTATTAAGCGTTTGCTGCTTACTCCTGAAAAAAGTTATAAACGTAAAATTAAAGAAGCAATTCTTGCTTTCAGGCTTGAGCATTATCTTGAAAAAGATGAAATACTCACAATTTATCTGAATCAAATTTATCTCGGCGCAGGGGCATACGGTATTGAAGCGGCTGCCCGTGTTTATTTCGGTAAACATGTTAGCGATTTAACCGTTGCGGAATGTGCTCTCCTCGCAGGATTGCCACAGGCTCCGAGTCGCTATGATCCATATAGACATCCTGAAAGAGCAAAAGCTCGCCAGCTTTATGTGCTGGGGCAAATGTACGAGCATAGGTGGATTGACCGGGATCAGTACAATACTGCTATAGACCAGCAGCTTGTATACAAAAGCATGGAAGACCCGTCTTGGCAGAATGGTCCATATTATCTGGAAGAAGTTAGACGCTGGCTTCTTGATAAGTATGGCGAAGAAGCTGTTTATTACGGCGGTCTCAATGTAGTAACAGCTTGCGATTTAAAACATCAGAAAGCGGCTGATGAAGCTGTCCGAACCGGTCTTGAAAATTCATCCACCAGAAGGGGATGGAAAGGGCCTTTGGCTCAGTTACAGCCTGCCGATTTTCAGAAATTTTTGACAACCGATGTTGTTCCGGTTTCAGAACTTAAACCCGGTTACTGGGTGAAAGTTTTAGTGACAAAGGTTGCTAAAACTGAAGCCGCAGTTAAATTTGGTAAATATTCTGCGAAAATGCCTGTAACAAGCATGCACTGGTGTCGTAAGCCGGATATTCGTAAAGCTCATGATCAAGTCCGTCCTGTTAAGGACGCTACAACTGTTCTAAAATCAGGGGATGTTGTCTGGGCTAAACTTACCAAAGCCTTTTTTAAAGACGGCAGTGAAGTTAATTTCAATCAAGTCAGTGCTGATGCTGCTGAGCTTGAAGATGTCAGTTGGACTGTTGATTTAGTTCAGAGACCCGTTGTCGAAGGTGCTTTAGTTTCTATGGACCCTAGGTCCGGTGAAATTAAGGCAATGGTTGGCGGGTATTCATTTCATAAAAGTCAGTTCAACCGTGCAACACAGGCGAAAAGACAGCCCGGTTCGGCATTCAAACCCATTGTGTACTCAACAGCAATGGACAATGGTTATACTCCGGCATCTATCATGATGGATGCTCCGTTTGTATATACTGATATGGTTGCAGGTAAGCTCTGGAAGCCGGAAAATTTTGAAGGAGTTTTCTACGGACCGACTTTGTTGCGTACCGCTCTTGTTAAATCACGAAATCTGGTAACCATCAGACTTGCTCAGAAGATGGGTATAAGTAAAATTGTGGAACGTGCTAAGACAATGGGACTTGAGGGCGAGTTTCCTCATGATTTGTCAGTTGCGCTTGGTTCCGCATCAGTTACTTTGATTAATATGATCGAAGCTTACTCCGCTTTTGCGCGAGGTGGTACATCCGTTAAAGCCCGTCTGGTTTTGACTGTAAACAGTGCCTGGGGTGAGCTTCTTTATGAATCAAAGCCTGAAGTCCATGATGCAATCAGCCCGCAGACAGCTTATATAATGTGCAGTCTTCTTAAGGAAGTTGTTCAGCGCGGCACAGGGTGGAGAGCAAAAGTACTTGGTCGTCCGGTTGCAGGTAAAACCGGAACTACAAATAATGAACATGATGCTTGGTATATGGGATTTTCTCCTTACCTGCTGACTGGTGTGTTCGTTGGTTTTGACCAGTTGACTCCGATGGGTAAATGGGAAACCGGCTCACGTGCCGCGAGTCCTATCTGGGTTTCTTATCGTAAAAAAGTCGAGAAGGATTACCCTTATATGGACTTTCCACAACCAGACGGTGTTGTAATGGCGAAGATTGATGCCGCTTCGGGCCTGCTTGCCGGGCCGGGATCAAGTGAAACATTCTTCCTTCCGTTTAAGGAAGGAACCCAGCCTACCAAGACAGCTACTGGATCAGGATCAGGTTCTGAAAGTGGCGGTTCTTCCAGTGAAGATCTGTTTAAGCAGACTTTCTAA
- a CDS encoding YkgJ family cysteine cluster protein, with protein MNDPFVCARCAAKGPTCCELTPGCEEVCFPVSEYERERILECALDLGGFVLQPNTALFIENLLRLFPDQRRAVKELFPPGGAHYRLAVDESGKCLFLGEQGCLIPQDFRPYYCRLFPFWTTEGGRINVLEIATCLAQLENKSPGKLLKALDVSQVKVRDLHARLRRAWGFDPQSK; from the coding sequence ATGAATGATCCTTTTGTTTGTGCACGATGTGCCGCTAAAGGCCCGACATGTTGCGAATTGACTCCAGGCTGTGAAGAAGTCTGTTTTCCAGTTTCTGAATATGAACGGGAGCGCATTCTAGAATGCGCTCTCGATTTAGGCGGGTTCGTTTTACAACCGAACACCGCCCTTTTTATTGAAAATTTACTTCGCTTGTTTCCTGATCAGCGTAGGGCTGTAAAAGAGTTGTTTCCTCCGGGAGGAGCTCATTATCGGTTAGCGGTTGATGAATCGGGAAAGTGTCTCTTTTTGGGAGAGCAAGGTTGTCTTATACCGCAGGATTTTCGTCCCTATTATTGCCGCTTATTTCCTTTTTGGACAACTGAGGGCGGCAGAATCAATGTTTTGGAAATAGCGACTTGTCTTGCTCAACTTGAAAATAAGAGTCCGGGAAAATTGCTCAAAGCTTTGGATGTTTCTCAGGTAAAAGTCAGAGATCTTCATGCAAGGCTGAGACGGGCATGGGGATTTGATCCTCAGTCAAAATAG